A single Anopheles arabiensis isolate DONGOLA chromosome 2, AaraD3, whole genome shotgun sequence DNA region contains:
- the LOC120896097 gene encoding uncharacterized protein LOC120896097 has product MDTSSRSVQKITLVTPRRVLKTTSDKDRRRIISAFEKGVSAPAISKILNIKQGTVYGIIKNYKERLQIDSKKRGGQNPKLLTPEAIDSIHRWVDENESVTLRVLTERVFKDHGLRVSSTTVAREVRAYKNPTKMPKIQYRCDRCTLNHQTEECPFDDEVIEGLKCSTCNEPHGANDSQCPTRKDPFATSPLPSEEIEHEESSTQSSLDALSPLKAEPSWPSSATQSPARETSIVTATPLSFQNDVSHIIIEEADALSTSTDANSLHDPETLLTIFKEMSAKLRACRTKADQIQVLGEIIIRYG; this is encoded by the coding sequence ATGGACACCAGCTCGAGATCTGTGCAAAAGATAACTTTGGTAACACCCCGCCGAGTGTTGAAAACTACCAGTGACAAGGATCGAAGGCGCATAATATCGGCCTTTGAAAAGGGTGTCTCGGCACCAGCCATCAGTAAAATACTAAACATAAAGCAAGGCACGGTGTATGGAATCATAAAAAATTATAAGGAACGTTTGCAGATTGATTCTAAGAAGCGCGGGGGACAAAACCCCAAATTGTTGACACCAGAAGCAATAGATAGTATACATCGCTGGGTAGACGAAAATGAGTCCGTCACGCTAAGGGTACTGACGGAGCGAGTGTTTAAGGATCACGGTCTGCGCGTAAGCTCTACCACGGTAGCGCGGGAAGTCAGAGCGTACAAAAATCCGACAAAGATGCCAAAAATTCAGTACAGATGCGATCGATGCACCTTAAACCACCAAACCGAGGAATGTCCGTTTGACGATGAAGTAATTGAAGGCTTGAAATGTTCCACCTGCAATGAACCACAtggtgcaaatgattcgcaGTGCCCTACGCGCAAAGACCCGTTCGCGACGAGTCCACTCCCAAGCGAGGAAATTGAGCATGAGGAAAGTTCGACACAATCTTCGCTGGACGCATTGTCACCGCTGAAAGCTGAACCGTCCTGGCCATCGTCCGCGACTCAAAGCCCTGCACGGGAAACTAGCATTGTGACTGCAACGCCGTTAAGTTTTCAAAACGACGTTTCTCACATTATCATCGAAGAAGCGGACGCACTGTCTACTTCCACCGATGCAAATTCCCTGCACGATCCTGAAACGCTGTTGACCATTTTCAAAGAGATGAGCGCCAAACTCAGGGCCTGCCGTACTAAGGCGGATCAAATCCAAGTACTGGGAGAGATCATTATTCGTTACGGATAG
- the LOC120900793 gene encoding transcription elongation factor SPT5, whose amino-acid sequence MSDSGSGSDADSVASNRSRKSGGSNRSVSRSVSRSPQRSRSPSTSQSDNERPRKKQRKDRRRLDDEDDDDEEEAEDEQEPEGEDLDSEEYDEEEEDDDRRGGRKKKKKQERFGGFIIDEAEVDDEVDEDDEWEDGAQEMGIVSNEIEEVGQTAREIENRRRGTNLWDSHKEDELAEYLKRKYADASVARRQFGDGGEEMSDEITQQTLLPGIKDPNLWMVKCRIGEEKATALLLMRKFLTYQNTDQPMQIKSVVAPESVKGYIYIEAYKQAHVKSAINNVGNLRVGIWKQEMVPIKDMTDILKVVKEQTGLKPKQWVRLKRGIYKDDIAQVDYVDLAQNQVHLKLLPRIDYTRLRGALRATQTEESSDAKRKKRRPAAKSFDPEAIRAIGGELTSDGDFLIFEGNRYSRKGFLYKAFTMSAVLADGVKPTLAELERFEEQPEEINIELAVSSKEDPVTAHSFSMGDNVEVCVGDLMNLQAKIIAIDGSLITVMPKHEELRDPLIFKAAELRKYFKTGDHVKVLAGRYEGETGLIVRVEPSRIVLVSDLTMHELEVLPRDLQLCTDMATGVDSLGIYQWGDLVQLDAQTVGVIVRLERENFHVLGMHGKVIECKPTALQKRRENRNTIALDWDQNQIRRKDIVKVMEGPHTGRDGEIKHLYRNLAFLHSRMYTENGGIFVVKTRHLQLAGGNKNPMQNSNPMMSPFGGGIMSPRIHSPMHPSGGRGGGGGGPTRGGRGGGRGGARVSRDREILGRTIRITGGPYKGAVGIVKDATETTARVELHSSCQTISVDRNHIAIVDGGATKAGSVSSYMRTPSRTPAGSYGAQTPVYSGSKTPLHGSQTPQYDPGSRTPYGSMTPSHDGSMTPRHGAWDPTVSNTPARSNDFDFMEEPSPSPGYNPSTPGYQINTPYAPHTPGNMFNADNYSPYQASPNPSPSPYQVGGYIGTPSPSAYSPATPGAPASPYNPQTPGAGLDPQLGDWFTTDIEVTIRSHGDSDLSGQTGIIRTVNNGDCVVFLPEEDHCVTVPLSNLQPVLPEPGEKFKVIVGEDRETVGEFIDMSGSNEAVVMINGQSTLIPMNYMARYREPTKN is encoded by the coding sequence ATGTCGGACAGCGGCAGCGGCTCTGATGCTGACAGTGTGGCATCGAATCGTTCTCGCAAAAGTGGTGGCTCGAATCGCTCGGTGTCACGGTCAGTGTCCCGGTCGCCCCAGCGCTCCCGTTCGCCCTCGACATCGCAGTCGGACAATGAGCGGCCGCGGAAGAAGCAGCGCAAGGACCGCCGCCGTCTGGACGACgaagacgatgacgacgaggaggaggcggAGGATGAGCAGGAGCCGGAGGGTGAGGATCTCGATTCGGAGGAGTatgacgaggaggaggaagacgaCGACCGGCGCGGAGggcgcaagaagaagaagaagcaggaaCGCTTCGGTGGTTTCATCATCGACGAAGCCGAAGTAGACGACGAGGTGGACGAGGATGATGAGTGGGAGGATGGGGCGCAGGAAATGGGCATCGTGAGCAATGAGATCGAGGAGGTGGGCCAAACGGCGCGCGAAATCGAAAACAGACGCCGCGGAACGAACCTGTGGGACTCGCACAAGGAGGATGAGCTGGCCGAGTATCTGAAGCGCAAGTACGCGGATGCCTCCGTGGCCCGGCGGCAGTTTGGCGACGGTGGGGAGGAAATGTCGGACGAGATCACACAGCAGACGCTGCTGCCCGGCATCAAGGACCCGAATCTGTGGATGGTGAAATGCCGCATTGGCGAGGAGAAGGCCACCGCTTTGCTGTTGATGCGCAAGTTCCTCACCTATCAGAACACGGACCAGCCGATGCAGATCAAGTCGGTCGTTGCACCGGAAAGCGTCAAGGGCTACATTTACATCGAGGCGTACAAGCAGGCGCACGTCAAGTCCGCCATCAACAATGTGGGCAATCTGCGTGTCGGTATCTGGAAGCAGGAGATGGTCCCGATCAAGGACATGACGGACATCCTGAAGGTGGTGAAGGAGCAGACGGGACTGAAGCCGAAACAGTGGGTCCGGCTGAAGCGCGGCATATACAAGGACGACATCGCGCAGGTAGACTACGTCGATTTGGCCCAGAACCAGGTACACCTGAAGCTGCTGCCGCGTATCGACTACACGCGTCTGCGCGGAGCGCTGCGCGCCACCCAGACGGAGGAAAGCAGCGATGCGAAGCGCAAGAAGCGCCGGCCGGCGGCCAAATCGTTCGATCCGGAAGCGATTCGTGCCATCGGCGGCGAGCTGACGTCCGATGGTGACTTCTTGATCTTCGAAGGCAATCGGTATTCGCGCAAGGGCTTCCTGTACAAAGCGTTCACCATGTCGGCCGTGCTGGCGGACGGTGTGAAGCCGACGCTGGCCGAGCTGGAGCGCTTTGAGGAGCAGCCCGAGGAGATTAACATTGAGCTGGCCGTTTCGTCCAAGGAGGACCCGGTGACGGCCCACTCCTTCTCGATGGGCGACAACGTGGAGGTGTGCGTGGGTGATCTGATGAACCTGCAGGCAAAGATCATTGCCATCGATGGATCGCTGATCACCGTGATGCCGAAGCACGAGGAGCTACGCGATCCGCTCATCTTCAAGGCGGCAGAACTGCGCAAGTACTTCAAAACCGGCGACCACGTGAAGGTGCTTGCCGGACGGTACGAGGGCGAGACGGGTCTGATCGTGCGCGTGGAACCGTCGCGCATCGTGCTGGTGTCCGATCTGACCATGCACGAGCTGGAGGTTTTGCCGCGCGATCTGCAGCTCTGCACGGATATGGCGACGGGTGTGGATTCGCTCGGCATCTACCAGTGGGGCGATCTGGTGCAGCTCGATGCGCAAACGGTCGGCGTAATTGTGCGCTTGGAGCGCGAGAATTTCCACGTGctcggcatgcacggcaaggTGATCGAGTGCAAGCCGACCGCGCTGCAAAAACGGCGCGAAAACCGCAACACAATCGCGCTGGACTGGGATCAAAACCAGATCCGCCGGAAGGACATCGTCAAGGTGATGGAGGGTCCGCACACGGGCCGGGACGGCGAAATCAAGCATCTGTATCGCAACCTTGCCTTCCTGCACTCGCGCATGTACACCGAGAACGGGGGCATCTTTGTGGTGAAAACGCGCCATTTGCAGCTCGCCGGTGGCAACAAAAATCCGATGCAAAACAGCAACCCCATGATGTCACCGTTCGGCGGGGGTATCATGTCACCCCGCATCCATTCGCCGATGCATCCGTCTGGGGGGcggggtggcggtggcggcggacCGACACGTGGCGGACGGGGCGGCGGGCGTGGTGGGGCACGCGTTTCTCGCGATCGGGAAATTTTGGGCCGAACGATTCGTATCACCGGCGGACCGTACAAGGGTGCGGTTGGTATTGTGAAGGATGCGACGGAGACGACGGCCCGCGTGGAGCTGCACTCGTCCTGCCAGACCATCTCGGTCGATCGGAACCACATCGCGATCGTCGATGGGGGCGCTACCAAGGCGGGCAGCGTCTCGTCGTACATGCGTACGCCGAGCCGCACACCGGCCGGCAGCTACGGCGCCCAGACGCCGGTCTACTCTGGCTCGAAGACGCCACTGCACGGCTCGCAGACGCCGCAGTACGATCCGGGCAGCCGCACGCCGTACGGTTCGATGACGCCTTCGCACGACGGCTCGATGACGCCACGCCACGGCGCCTGGGATCCGACGGTATCGAACACGCCCGCCAGGTCGAACGATTTCGACTTCATGGAGGAACCGTCCCCTTCGCCGGGCTACAATCCGAGCACGCCGGGCTATCAGATCAACACACCGTACGCACCGCACACGCCCGGCAACATGTTCAATGCGGACAACTACAGCCCGTACCAGGCCAGCCCGAATCCGAGCCCGTCGCCGTACCAGGTCGGTGGCTACATTGGCACGCCGTCGCCGAGTGCGTACTCGCCAGCGACGCCCGGTGCGCCGGCCTCTCCCTACAATCCGCAGACGCCCGGGGCTGGGCTTGACCCGCAGCTGGGCGATTGGTTCACGACGGACATCGAGGTGACGATTCGCAGCCACGGCGATTCGGACCTCAGCGGGCAGACCGGCATCATCCGCACGGTGAACAATGGGGACTGTGTGGTGTTTCTGCCGGAGGAGGACCACTGCGTAACGGTGCCACTGTCCAACCTGCAGCCCGTGCTGCCGGAACCGGGCGAGAAGTTTAAGGTCATCGTGGGCGAGGACCGTGAGACGGTGGGCGAGTTTATCGACATGTCCGGCAGTAACGAGGCGGTTGTCATGATCAACGGCCAATCTACGCTTATCCCGATGAACTATATGGCTCGCTATCGGGAGCCAACGAAGAACTAA